Sequence from the bacterium genome:
TTATAGTTCTCTACAGTGGTAGCCCCGATATTGACATTTATCCTTCTAATATTACCAACCGGCAGTCTGACCGAATATATCTTTTCTATGGCTTCAACCACATAATCTATCGGGTTATTAATTGGGTCCTCACCCAGCTCAAGCAGCAACCTTTTGTGCCCCATCTTAAGTAAGAACTCTGTCTGCTCCTGGACCTCTTCTAATGTCAATCTGTGACGGGTTAGCTCTCGATTGCTGAGGTGATAATTGCAGTAGGCACAATCATTGATGCAAAAGTTTGAGGTATAGAGTGGAGCAAAAAATACCAGCCGTTCACCATAGATCTCATCCTTAATCTTACCTGCTCGCTCATACATCTCATTTATAAATTCAGTATCCGACAGATTAACTAAGAATCCAACCTCCTCTAAACTCAATCCTTTCTTTTCCTTAGCCTTACCAAAGATGTCTTTGATTAGCTCAGGGGTTGGGTTCTTTGTCTTTTGTAGGATTTCGTTGATCCTTTCCTGGTTAATTATCTCTTGAGTCATCTTTTTTATTTTAGTCTGACAAGTCTGACAGGTCAGACAGGTCTGACAGGTCAGACTACTCTCCTTCTACAGTCTCAATAGTAATCCCCTGCCCATCGCCCTTTTTAACCTCCAACTCACTCCCTTCAACCATTGTCCCTTTCCCCAGGCATTCAAAGCATAACTTTATTGCATCAGGTGTTAAATGGTCGTCCTCGCCTACGGATAAAGAGACCCTGGTTACCTTGCTCACGCCGTTCTTATTAGATATCTTAATGACTTCATCTATTGCTTCTTGTGTAATTCCCCATTCATGCATAAATAGCTCCTTTTTGTCAGAATAGTCGGACCTGTCAGACTTGTCGGACCTGTCAGACTATTATTTTTTTTTGCCGCTCCTGGTATAGCCGTTCTGTGAAACCACCATTGATTGTATTTGCTGCCACCTCAGCTGAGGCTTGTTTGATGCAGTAAGGGTCGGACAGGTCGGACTTGTCTGACTGGTCAGACTTATATCTTCTCCTCACCGCAAGTGCTTCAGGTGAGTCTTTATTCCATCTGTTCAATCCATGCTGACGCAAGAAATCCTCGTAATCAAGCACCAGTTCTTCAAGGCTGGCTCTTGCAATTCCTGTTAATTTAAGTTCAATCTTCTTTGAGGTTGCAGAAGCCATACTGCCTTCAGGAATATTTTGCACACCGCTACGGGCGGCCTGTATCATTTGGTCGTGAGTGCGCGAATATTTCTCAATAAAGCGATTGCAAAAGATAACCGTCGCATCATAGACTAATTGTGCGGTCTGGAAACTACGGAGATTACAGTATCCGCCGTGAGGTGGGATGAGGTTATGTCTCTGGTTTATAGAATGCTCCTTTTTGGGTCAGACAAGTTTGATCTGTCTGACGAGTCTGACAGGTCAGACAGGTCAGACAGGTCAGACAGTATCATCTTACAGGCAGCAGGTATCGCCTCAGATAGTCTATTAGAGAGCCCTGGCTGAACCATTTCTGGTATGTTTTCTACCTGTGCGGCAATGAGTTTTACCTCTACCTGACCTAACACCTTAAGTTCTCTGAGTAGATTTGAGGTTGGGATTTGATGCATCGAAAAGTCATCCACCTTATTTTTCGGTAAATCCTCAATTGCTACCTCAAAAACCTCACCTGGTTTTCTACCTGCGTCTATAGCATCAACGATAATAATCTTTTGCGGCTTTATTTCAGAGAGTAATAGATTAAACAGTATCTCTCGCACACCACTGCCTACATCTATTACTGCTACATCTTGAGGCAGGTCATAGTGTTTCTGAAGATATTCTACCACAGCTGGCCCAAATCCATCATCCCCAAATAGAATATTTCCACAACCTAAAATAAGCACACGCTTTTCGTAATAATCAAGCATAACCTTTTTTAATTCCTTAAACTATCTATTATCTCCCCTGCCGAATTAATAAGGTCTATCTTCACAGGCAGCCTGCCATCTAAATCATGGGTAGCACAGGAAAGACAGGGGTCATAGGCACGAATTGCCATCTCAACCCGATTAAGTATCCTCTGGTCGTATTTGCCATCCTTAATGTTATCCATTGCCGCTTTCTTAACTGACATATTTATGGGTGCATTGTTATGGGTCGTGCCTACAATTAGATTAACATTAGTAACCAGACCATTCTCATCCGTCTCATAATCATGGATTAATGTTCCTCTGGGTGCCTCTACACAGCCTATTCCACGACTCGCTCTGGGGGTAACGGATTTCCTGATATCTATGCTGATAATCTCTGGGTCATCTAAAAGTTTAACTATATGTTCGGCATTGTAGAGCAATTCAATCAAGCGTGCCCAATGATAAAGCAGGGTTAACTGAGCCGGTCTGCCAAAATTGCTCCTAAATTCCTCAAGCTCACTTTGAGCAAGCGATGTCCCAATCTTATCGCAAACATTGATTCTCGCCAGAGTGTTTGTTCGGTATATTCCCACTGGATTGTTTAAATCCATTGAAAAACCTCCCGCCTTTCTCATATAAGGAAACTTGAGGTATGTCCACGGTTCAATATGTTCTGCAATATAGTCAGTGTATTGGTTATAATCAAAGTCATGGTAACTTCCATCTGCCTGCATCATCCTTAATCTGCCGTCATAAAGGTCAAGGCATCCGTCCTCTCTAACTGTGCCCAGAAAGCCTGTCTTTATCACCCCCAAAGTCTGGACTGCCTCAAGGAATGGTGGGAAGATATTCTTTTTCGCAAAGTCAATCGAGAATTTTGCCAGTTCTAATATCTCCATAGCCTTCGCCTTCATCTCATCCCTTTCTTGTGTAGTTAAAGCTTTACTGAATCCGCCAGGCACAGCCGCTACGGGATGAATGGATTTACCACTCAAGATTTCCAGCATCTGAGCACCCAGATGCCTGCATCTAACCACCTGTTTAGCCACATCAGGGAGTTTTTGAGCAATACCGATGACATTTCTAATTGAATAATCCGCATCCGGCCCGATAACAAAATCTGCCCCTGCCAGAAAATAAAAGTGCAAGATATGCTCCTCTGTAAAGGCAATAGCATTCGCCAATTCCCTGAGTTTTTTAGCCGCAGAAGGAATCTCCACCCCAAAAACGGCATCATTTGCCTTAGCACTGGCTAAATGATGCGACCAGGGACAAACACCACAAATACTGGTTACAATCCTGGGCAGTTCCTCCACTGGTCTGCCAATGCAGAATTTCTCAAAGCCACGCAGTTCAACAACATTAACCATTGTCTCCTGCACATTCCCATTATCATCCAATTGAATGGTCACCTTAGCATGACCCTCAATTCTGGTTACTGGTTGTATGATGATCTTTTTACCCATCAAATCTCCTTTTTCTTATAAGTCTATATGTCGTATATATCTTATTCTCCTATGTCATGCCCTCTTCGGCAGTGGTCTTAATCTGCCATGAGCACCAATATATCTCTGAAAGGTAGCTGATCTGTCAAGGATTGACTTTAGGTCTAATCCAGTAGTAGAAAGTGCACCCATCATATCTACCATTGGATTAGCACCTTTTCTGATTGGACCAAAGCAGGCTCGACAGGGCATTCCTGCTTTAATACATCGTGGTATTTTTGCAGAGCCACCACAACCAGACTTAGTCACCGGTCCAAGACATAAAAATCCAAGCTCCATAAAACAGCGTGATTCTTCTAATTTTTGCCCCGGCGGGATAATCGGCTCAAGCGGCCTCTTTATAGAGGTTACTGCCTTCTTTTCCCGTTTAGTTGGGCAGTCATCACACACACTCCGCTCTGGTAAGGTAAATGGCTTGCCCGAAAGCAGGGCAGTTAGTGCCTCAGCTACTATCTCTGGTGAAGGAGGACATCCAGGGATATAAATATCAACCTTGATCTCCTCATCAAGGGCATAAACCCGATCAGTCAGTGGTGGAAGTTCTTGTGAGGGTGTCTCTCCAGAGTCCGTAGTCTTGGAGTTACGATAGATTTTATCGTAAATTTCCTCTAAATTATATTGATTCGCTAAGGCAGGGATACCACCATAGCAGGCACAAGAGCCAAGAGCCATTACTACCGAACATTTCTTGCACATCTCCTCTGCCACATGCTTTTCCTTCTCATTGCGTATCCCACCGGAGATAATACCAACTGTAGCCTCTGGTATCTCCATTTCCTCCTTTTCGCCGGTCTGTCCGTAGTATTTATGGTCCATAATCACCGGCATATGGACAAACTCAAGTTGAGGTAACAAATCCAGTAATGGTTCTCCAATGTCCAGAATAGTTACCTCACACCCACCACAAATGTTTAACCACTCCTCTGCAACCTTCACTGCCATAATTTCTTATCTCCTTTTAATTCCTTGTTGAATATGGGCTTGGTCCTAATTGCTTTATTGTTTCAGTAAATTCTGTCATCACCTGAGCAAATCTTTGCCCTTCTGCGGCAGAGACCCATTCTAACCTAAATCTCTCCTGTTCAATTCCAAAGTCATCCAGCATTAACTGGATAGCCTCTGCCCTGCTTTGGGCTTTAAGATTCCCTTCCAGATAATGGCAGTCACCAATATGACAGCCACAGATAAGGACACCATCCGCACCCTTAGTTAAGGCATCGATGACTAAATTAGGGTGAATCATTCCAGAACACATCACCCGAATAATGCGATTATTAGCAGGATACTGTAATCTTGATACACCTGCCAGGTCTGCCCCGGCATAAGAACACCAGTTGCAACAAAAAGTCAGGATTTTGGGTTCAAAGTCTTTTTCCATAATAAAACCTCTCATTTAAAGTAGGTAACCGTTCAGGTGGTAATTTACCGCAGAGACGCAGAGGAACAGAGAAGATATGGAAATAAATCAGATAACAGAAAAGATTATTGGTGCAGCCATTGAAATACATAGGACCTGCTTGCCGAATCTTCAGCAGGCAAGCCAGATTTGTTAATCCATCCCTGATTTTCATCAGGGCAAGTTTAATGTTGTTGAACTCAAGAGCTTGCACTGATGAAAATCAGGGATGTTAAGCGTATCGTAAATAAATTTTAATTTTCTTCTCTGCGTCTCTGTGTCTCTGCGGTGAACGGTTACTAAAGTAGGAAAGTAGGAAAGGGAGTATCCTCTTTTCCCTTTCCTACTTTCCTATTTTCCTACTTCTTCCAACGCCGCCTCCACCTGTGCGGCAATCTGCTCAAGCCTGAACCCTCTAACAAATATCCCTTTCTTGGGACAGGTAGCCATACATACTCCACAGCCATGGCATTTGGCAATATCTACCTTAACCGTCTTTTTGATAGCTCCATCCTTCTCATATTCAACTAAGGTAATTGCCTTATATGGGCAGGGGTCAACACAATAAGCACAGCCATCACAATTGGCATCTATCACCTCAGCTATCCTCGGGTCTATCTCCAGTTCATCCTTAGAGAGTATTACCGATGCCCGAGCTGCCGCCGCCATGGCTTGAATGATGGATTCAGGGATAGTTTTGGGTCCATGGGCAGTGCCGCAAACAAAAATTCCCTCAGTAGCAAAATCTACAGGCCTTAACTTCATATGCGCCTCTAAGAAAAAGCCGTGTTCATTTAACGACACCTTTAATTTCTGAGCAATATCCTTGTTTGATTCATTGGCTTGTGTGCCAGAAGAAAGAACAACTAAATCCGCGGGTAGGTCTATCTTCATTCCCAAAAGCATATCCAGGACAGAAACATTTATCTGACCATTTTTCAGCTCAACTTGCGGTTTTTCATTATCCTGTCTCTGGATAAATTTAATTCCCTTTTCCCTTGCCTGGCGGTAATATTCCTCATAATATCCATAAGCACGAATATCACGGTATATAATATAGACATCTGTCTGCGGATAGACCTCCTTGATTTTTAAGCCATTCTTAATTGCCTCTTGACAGCATACCCGTGAGCAATACATTCGCTCTTCTTCGCGTGAACCAACACACTGGAGCATCACTACGGTATTCGGGACTCGGGGCTCGGGACTCGGGGCTCGGGGTTCGAGATTCGCTAATCGCTCCTCTAATTCAAGTTGTGTTATTACGCGTTTGTCTTGACCGTAGAGATATTCTGTTGGCTTGTATTCTGTGGCGCCAGTAGCCACGATGACCACACCGTGTTCTATTTCTGCACTCGTTCCATTAACCGCCAATTGTGTTTTAAAGTTTCCTACGCTTCCTTCGATATTTACCAGCTGGGTATTGAGATACAACTTTATCTTTGGGTGATTTTTGACCTCACTAACTACTTTTTCCCATAATTTATTTCTTTCCGCTCCAAGAAGATATTTAATCCTTTGGTTATATCCGCCAATTTCCTGGTTCTTTTCAATCAAATGAACTTGATAACCTTGTCGGGCTATTTCGATACTTGCGGTTAATCCAGCTATGCCAGCACCAATAACTAAGGCAGACTTGTTTACCGTTAGATAGCTTGGATACAACGGCTCATTCATTCTCACCTTAGCCAACGCCATTTTAATCAGGTCTTTTGCCTTCTGGGTGGCTTTTTGTGGTTCTTGTCTATGCACCCAGGAATTTTGGTCGCGGATATTAGCCATTTCAAAGAGGTACGGATTAAGCCCGGCATTCCTTAAAACCTCCATAAAGAGCGGCTCGTGCGTGCGCGGGGTGCAAGCGGCTACTACCACGCGATTCAACCCCTCCTTCTGGATAACCTCCTTTATCCGCTCACAACTATCACTTGAACAGGTGTATAACCTATTCTCACAATGCACTACATTGGGTAATCTCCGCACATACTCAACTACACTGTTAACATCTACTACACCGGCAATATTTGTCCCGCAGTGGCAGACAAATACACCCACCCTTGGCTCTTCTTGAGTCACATCGCGTTGTGGAGGATACTCCTGCTTCTTGACTAAGCTCCATTTGACATCAGAGAGAATGGCTAAACATTCAGCCGCAGATGCACTTGCCTCCATTACACTCTCTGGAATATCCTTTGGTCCTGTGGCTACACCCGCCGCAAAAATTCCCTCCAGATTTGTCTTTAGGAAAGCATCGGTCTCCACAAACCCAAACTCATTCAGCCGCAGATTCAACCGCTGGGCAATAGCCTTTACTGGCTGTGGTGTGATACCCACACACAAGACGACTAAATCGAACTCCTCCTCGATTATCTCGCCAGAAAGTCCATAGCGGATAACCAGACCCTTTGTCTGAGGGTTTTGCTTGAGGGTTGACGGTGTCTGATTAATATACGCTATCCCCTCTTTTTTCGCCCGTTCATAATAGGCTTCATACCCCTTGCCAAAGGCTCGCACATCCCGATAGAATATCTTACATTCCAAATCTGGCAGATGTTCCTTAGCGATTATCGCCTCTTTGGTGGCATACATACAACAGACGGATGAGCACCAGGGTCTTTCTGTATCCCTTGAGCCAACGCACTGGATAAAGGCAATCTTGTGCGGATGGGTTTTATCTGATGGTCTTAACACCTCTCCTCTAAAGGGACCTGATGCACCCATTATCCGTTCAAACTCCAGGCTGGTGACCACATTGGGATACCTGCCGTAGCCGTATTCGCCAGCGAGTTTTGCCTCAAAAGTTTCATAACCAGGGGCTATGATTACCGCACCTACCTCCAGATTAATGGCTTCTTGTTTCTGCTGGTGCTCTATTGCTTCTGCCTTGCACGCCTGGACACACATCAGGCATTCAGAGCAGCCACCGCAGTTGAGGCAGCGTTTTGCCTCTTTGACTGCCTGTTCTTGAGAATAGCCCAATTCGATCTCTTCAAAGTCCTTTATTCGCTCCTGTGGTAGCAATTTAGGCATTGGTTGTCTCTGCTCTATCTTAATCTCCCTTTGAGGCAGGTTTGCCCCTGCTTCGGTCTTTTTTTCTCGGCCTTCGAACATATCCATCCCTTGCAGATAGCGATGGATGGATTCTGCTGCCTCGTGTCCGTGTGCAATTGCATCCACTGCCATGCCAGACAACCCGATTACATCACCACCAGCAAATATCCCAGGCACATTTGTAGCTAAGGTGGTTTTATCAACCTTTAAAAAGCCCCGCTCAGTTATCAATACCCCATCTGCGGCTTGAACCATTGAGTAGTCCACCACTTGTCCTACTGCAATAATAACCGTATCTGCATCCATCGTGGTGATATTTTCTCTGGCAAATACCGGGCTAAACCTTCCCTGTTTATCAAACACAGAAAGGCATTCTATCAGTTCTATGGCACAGACAGAGCCGTCTTTGCCCAATATGCGGTTTGTCCCTTTGCGGTGAAGGATGGTTATCCCTTCCTCTTTGGCGTCTTTGATTTCCTGTGGATGAGCAGGCATCTCCTCAAGGGATTCCATGCACACCATACTAACCTTCTCTGCCCCTAAGCGTAATACGGTTCTGGCAACATCAGTAGCTACATTGCCGCCGCCGATAACCGCTACCACCTTACCAGTTAAGTCTATCTCTCTATGCCGCTTGACACTATGCAAAAAGGAGGTTCCGTGGACAACCCCGGCTAAATCCTCTCCCTCAATATTCAATCTCTTGCTCTGATGCATACCAATAGCGATAAAGATAGCTTTATAGCCTCTATCAAAGAGGTCATTCAGGGTTAAATCTGGACCCAGCGGGGTATTAGTTAGTATCTCTACCCCTGAGTTTTTTATCTGTTCGATTTCATAGTCAATAATCTCTGCGGGTAAACGATATTGCGGGATACCTACCCGCAGCATACCACCTGCCACCGGTAAAGCCTCAAATATGGTTACCGGGTATCCGCGTTGAGTCAGATTATAGGCACAGGTTAGTCCAGCAGGACCAGAGCCAATTACGGCTATCTTCTCAGGGTATTTCACTTCAACTTTAGAGGGTTGCCAGCCGCCATTTACTCTTTCATAATCAGATACAAAGCGTTTTAATGCCCGGATGCTCAAGGGTTCGTCAACATCCTTGCGATTACATTTACTCTCACAGGGTGCGTTACAAATACGGCCGCATATCGAGGGAATAGGGATTCTGCGGCGAATAACCTCCATTGCCTCTTTAAATCTTCCCTGACTGATCAAGGCGATGTATGCCTGATTATCACAACCGGCCGAGCAGGCGAGGCGACAGGGTGATTTATGTTCGGATTTGTCTATGGTGAACCAGTTGGGGACTGCCTGAGGGTAAAGACGATAGATTGCCTTTCTCTGGTTAAGCGAGCAGTTAAATCCATCCGGCACCTCTACAGGACAGGCCGTCTCACATTCACCACAGCCAGTGCATCTGTCTTCACGCACATATCTTGCGTGCTTATTCAATCTAACCGTAAAATTGCCAGCCTGCCCAGAAATAGACTCTATATCGCTCAGGGTAATTATTTCGATATCCTTATGTCTGCCAATCTCAACCAGTCTGGGAGCCATCGTGCACATCGCACAATCGTTAGTCGGGAAGGTTTTATCGAGCATCGCCATCACGCCACCGATGCTGGGTCTGGTATCTACCAGATAGACCTTTATCCCACTATTAGCCAGGTCAAGTGCGGCTTGCATGCCGGCAATACCGCCACCAAGCACTAAACAAGAACCGATTTTTGTATTTTTTATTTCCGTTGCCATTTTTTTAAACCAATCTCCTAAATTCTTCTATGGTTAATCCAATATCATTCAGTATAGTTTTTAGAGTCCTTCTTTTTATTATCTTCCCTCTGTGTCTTGGGATAATAGTATGCCTCATATCGCTTTTTCTCCGCCATACCTCGTGACTACCTTTTGCTGTTCGATAAAATTCAAATCCAATCTTGCGAAGGACACTTATAACATCTTTATCAGTTATTGCAGGGAATTTGTCACTCATTTATACTTCCTGTAACATAGGAATACCCGAAGTAACCACTACCTTCCCTTCATAGATTGGAAGTGAAGGAATGTTTTTGCCCAATTCTTGATAAGAATCACGGAGTATTTTTATTGCATCCTGGATATTCTCTATTGCCTCTAAATAGGTTTCCCCTTCTACATGACATCCTTGAAGAATAGGGCATTCAGCATAATACCCACCTTCTTCTAAACATTCAACTATTATTGGGAATAGAATTGTCTTTTTCATTTTCTGACCCCTTTTCATATTTATTTTTGACACTACCTCTTTTTCCAAATCGTCTCCAGGCTTCCTCAAATCTCTGGAGTATTTCTTCCATTTCCAACAAGCGGGAAAATTCCTTAAGCCACCGGCGGATATACGCAACATTTAACCTCTTTCCTTGACGGATAATTACCCCATCAATATCAAGTAAATCTTGAGGTCTTCCTGCTACTGCCTTATGAATAATGAGGTCTTCTGCCGAACATATCCGCACAATTCCACTTCCAAGATCACATTCTACTGCGCGTTTTACAACTTCCTGCTCATATCCAGGGATACCTAACGAAATATCTATTTCTATCCCTTCTCTACTTTGAACTAAACAGACACGATGTTTAAGAGCAAACTCTAATGCATCAGAAATTCGAGGGGAAAAGATAGATAATATCTTTTTTAATGTTGCCTCTTCTTGCCCCAAATCAACCAGAATAGTAACATCTACATCACGGGTAAAGCGTGGCTCTCCCCAATGTTGGAGGGCAATGCCTCCTATGATGGCATAAGGTATATCTGCTTTGGTAAAGAATTGATGAATCTCTACAGCAGCCTTAATTTGTAGATTCATTTAGCACCCTGTTTATAACCGCTAACCTGGTTAAACATACTTCTTTTTTTAAGTAAAAAGGAGATTTTTTGTCTTTCTAAATTTTCTATGTCTTCCTTATGAGAATTTTGTTCCCAGAAATGGCAAAGGTTATCGTAAATGCGAAGAGAATCTTGACTTGACAAATGGGATAACCATTTTCTCTTCTCTGCCATAATTACTTCATTAGCCTTTCTATAACCTTCAACAAAGGACAATATTACTTCCCGAGACACTTTTAATCCACTCTTCATACTAATTATCCTCTTATTTTATTTTCCCTAACACCTTATCTACCTTTATTAGATGCCGGTTCAAGCCTAATTCTTTCGCGGACAACCCATACGCCAGCCCGATTAGTTGGGTAAAATAGAACACTGGCAGATGGTACTCCTTTAACTCCCACTGAACTAATTCTAAATTAAGATGGCATAAGGGACAGGCGACCGAGATACAATTTGCACCGCTTTGTCTGGCATTATCTAATAATTGTTTGGTTAATCGAAATACAATCTCTTTTTTAGGCAGGGTATAAGATGCCCCACAACAATCGGTTTTGTATGACCAATCAAGGACATTCATACCAATATCAGTTAAAATATTATCCATCGTTTGAGGATTTTCAGCATCATCGAACTGCTTAATCTTGGGTGGACGGGTTAATAGACAACCGTAATAGCAGACCACATTTATCCTGGAGAGGTCTCTGGTGATGAAGCAATGCTCAATCTTTTTGGGGAATAGTTCTAATGGGTGGAGTATTGCCACAGAGTTTCTGAATTCATAACCTAATGTTTGAGACACTGTTTCCTGTAGTTGTTTATCCTGCTTGATTTCATAGGTAGCGACTTTCAATCGACTAAAGCAAGCGGCACAAGGGGCTACTACCTGGCTATAGCCTTGCTTTTCTGCTTTAGCCAGGTTATCTGCTGCCAGGGCAATAGAAACCGATGATGAACAGCAATGAGGAGCCACTGGCACACAACAAGTCCATCCCTTTATCTCCTCTAATTTAATATCAAAGGGTTTGATTGCATAGGATAAAGAATCTCCATACTCCTTTGAGCCTGAATGAATTGAACAACCAGGATAGTAGCCGTATTGCATATAAGGTTACCCCTTTCATAGATTATCATACTTATTTGAAAGTTCCATTCCTTCTTCAAGTAACGCAGTTCGCACTACTTGTCGCACATAAGTAGCAATATCAATAGCACGAAATGCTTCTTCTTTTGTTACTTCTTCATCCTCGCCGGGATAGCGGGTAGTAATTGCAAATGGTGTTAATTCTTCTGCGTTCTGCAATTGGCCAGGCCAACTTGCCTGTTGCGAGCATAATTCTAATAATCGAGAAATATTGTGTGTATATGGGAAGTCCACCCTTTTGAATATTAAATAGGCTTTCAAGTGCTTCTCCGCACATTGTTGTGCATGATAGGCAACTAATCGGTAAGGAACAGGAAGACGCATGGTCATAGCATATTGTGCCATCTGCAAATCTTCATCTCCATAAATAAGCCACTGTTTGACCTTACGGTGAATTTCACTGATGAGGTTGTTCATACAAAATCCTTCCTTCTTGCCAGGCAGGTCGGGCTATAGTGCCTGGAATATGACGGTCACGCTCAAACTCTTGTGGAGTAAGAACGATTATATCCCGTGCAAAACCAAGCCCGGCTAATGCTCTATCAATTGC
This genomic interval carries:
- a CDS encoding hydrogenase iron-sulfur subunit, coding for MEKDFEPKILTFCCNWCSYAGADLAGVSRLQYPANNRIIRVMCSGMIHPNLVIDALTKGADGVLICGCHIGDCHYLEGNLKAQSRAEAIQLMLDDFGIEQERFRLEWVSAAEGQRFAQVMTEFTETIKQLGPSPYSTRN
- a CDS encoding type II toxin-antitoxin system HicA family toxin, producing the protein MSDKFPAITDKDVISVLRKIGFEFYRTAKGSHEVWRRKSDMRHTIIPRHRGKIIKRRTLKTILNDIGLTIEEFRRLV
- a CDS encoding FAD-dependent oxidoreductase, translating into MATEIKNTKIGSCLVLGGGIAGMQAALDLANSGIKVYLVDTRPSIGGVMAMLDKTFPTNDCAMCTMAPRLVEIGRHKDIEIITLSDIESISGQAGNFTVRLNKHARYVREDRCTGCGECETACPVEVPDGFNCSLNQRKAIYRLYPQAVPNWFTIDKSEHKSPCRLACSAGCDNQAYIALISQGRFKEAMEVIRRRIPIPSICGRICNAPCESKCNRKDVDEPLSIRALKRFVSDYERVNGGWQPSKVEVKYPEKIAVIGSGPAGLTCAYNLTQRGYPVTIFEALPVAGGMLRVGIPQYRLPAEIIDYEIEQIKNSGVEILTNTPLGPDLTLNDLFDRGYKAIFIAIGMHQSKRLNIEGEDLAGVVHGTSFLHSVKRHREIDLTGKVVAVIGGGNVATDVARTVLRLGAEKVSMVCMESLEEMPAHPQEIKDAKEEGITILHRKGTNRILGKDGSVCAIELIECLSVFDKQGRFSPVFARENITTMDADTVIIAVGQVVDYSMVQAADGVLITERGFLKVDKTTLATNVPGIFAGGDVIGLSGMAVDAIAHGHEAAESIHRYLQGMDMFEGREKKTEAGANLPQREIKIEQRQPMPKLLPQERIKDFEEIELGYSQEQAVKEAKRCLNCGGCSECLMCVQACKAEAIEHQQKQEAINLEVGAVIIAPGYETFEAKLAGEYGYGRYPNVVTSLEFERIMGASGPFRGEVLRPSDKTHPHKIAFIQCVGSRDTERPWCSSVCCMYATKEAIIAKEHLPDLECKIFYRDVRAFGKGYEAYYERAKKEGIAYINQTPSTLKQNPQTKGLVIRYGLSGEIIEEEFDLVVLCVGITPQPVKAIAQRLNLRLNEFGFVETDAFLKTNLEGIFAAGVATGPKDIPESVMEASASAAECLAILSDVKWSLVKKQEYPPQRDVTQEEPRVGVFVCHCGTNIAGVVDVNSVVEYVRRLPNVVHCENRLYTCSSDSCERIKEVIQKEGLNRVVVAACTPRTHEPLFMEVLRNAGLNPYLFEMANIRDQNSWVHRQEPQKATQKAKDLIKMALAKVRMNEPLYPSYLTVNKSALVIGAGIAGLTASIEIARQGYQVHLIEKNQEIGGYNQRIKYLLGAERNKLWEKVVSEVKNHPKIKLYLNTQLVNIEGSVGNFKTQLAVNGTSAEIEHGVVIVATGATEYKPTEYLYGQDKRVITQLELEERLANLEPRAPSPEPRVPNTVVMLQCVGSREEERMYCSRVCCQEAIKNGLKIKEVYPQTDVYIIYRDIRAYGYYEEYYRQAREKGIKFIQRQDNEKPQVELKNGQINVSVLDMLLGMKIDLPADLVVLSSGTQANESNKDIAQKLKVSLNEHGFFLEAHMKLRPVDFATEGIFVCGTAHGPKTIPESIIQAMAAAARASVILSKDELEIDPRIAEVIDANCDGCAYCVDPCPYKAITLVEYEKDGAIKKTVKVDIAKCHGCGVCMATCPKKGIFVRGFRLEQIAAQVEAALEEVGK
- a CDS encoding Ni/Fe hydrogenase subunit alpha, with the protein product MGKKIIIQPVTRIEGHAKVTIQLDDNGNVQETMVNVVELRGFEKFCIGRPVEELPRIVTSICGVCPWSHHLASAKANDAVFGVEIPSAAKKLRELANAIAFTEEHILHFYFLAGADFVIGPDADYSIRNVIGIAQKLPDVAKQVVRCRHLGAQMLEILSGKSIHPVAAVPGGFSKALTTQERDEMKAKAMEILELAKFSIDFAKKNIFPPFLEAVQTLGVIKTGFLGTVREDGCLDLYDGRLRMMQADGSYHDFDYNQYTDYIAEHIEPWTYLKFPYMRKAGGFSMDLNNPVGIYRTNTLARINVCDKIGTSLAQSELEEFRSNFGRPAQLTLLYHWARLIELLYNAEHIVKLLDDPEIISIDIRKSVTPRASRGIGCVEAPRGTLIHDYETDENGLVTNVNLIVGTTHNNAPINMSVKKAAMDNIKDGKYDQRILNRVEMAIRAYDPCLSCATHDLDGRLPVKIDLINSAGEIIDSLRN
- a CDS encoding methyl viologen-reducing hydrogenase; translated protein: MAVKVAEEWLNICGGCEVTILDIGEPLLDLLPQLEFVHMPVIMDHKYYGQTGEKEEMEIPEATVGIISGGIRNEKEKHVAEEMCKKCSVVMALGSCACYGGIPALANQYNLEEIYDKIYRNSKTTDSGETPSQELPPLTDRVYALDEEIKVDIYIPGCPPSPEIVAEALTALLSGKPFTLPERSVCDDCPTKREKKAVTSIKRPLEPIIPPGQKLEESRCFMELGFLCLGPVTKSGCGGSAKIPRCIKAGMPCRACFGPIRKGANPMVDMMGALSTTGLDLKSILDRSATFQRYIGAHGRLRPLPKRA
- the frhD gene encoding coenzyme F420-reducing hydrogenase, FrhD protein, producing the protein MLDYYEKRVLILGCGNILFGDDGFGPAVVEYLQKHYDLPQDVAVIDVGSGVREILFNLLLSEIKPQKIIIVDAIDAGRKPGEVFEVAIEDLPKNKVDDFSMHQIPTSNLLRELKVLGQVEVKLIAAQVENIPEMVQPGLSNRLSEAIPAACKMILSDLSDLSDLSDSSDRSNLSDPKRSIL
- a CDS encoding type II toxin-antitoxin system HicB family antitoxin gives rise to the protein MKKTILFPIIVECLEEGGYYAECPILQGCHVEGETYLEAIENIQDAIKILRDSYQELGKNIPSLPIYEGKVVVTSGIPMLQEV
- a CDS encoding hydrogenase maturation nickel metallochaperone HypA, which translates into the protein MHEWGITQEAIDEVIKISNKNGVSKVTRVSLSVGEDDHLTPDAIKLCFECLGKGTMVEGSELEVKKGDGQGITIETVEGE